In a single window of the uncultured Dysgonomonas sp. genome:
- a CDS encoding DMT family transporter, whose translation MNKTKGIILALISSGTFGLIAFFSIPLLKTGMHAPSILFYRCLISVLLIGVVCLIRKRNLRISPKAAAQLLCLGLLYTLTAMGLLYSYNYISSGVATTIHFLYPVAVSCMMIIFYREKLSRNLLFAAILSLAGVAMLSWSDSGFINTTGLLAVLMTVFTYSIYIVWLNSPEIKRLEPETITFYVMLFGGFIFAVFSYSTTGIELLPDIPSVFNLIGLALFATVISNLALVAAVKHAGSTITSILGSLEPVVATAVGILHFGEPFGWNGLLGLLIIIGAVLLVILTGKKKSEVPVS comes from the coding sequence ATGAACAAGACAAAAGGTATCATACTCGCACTCATTTCATCGGGAACATTCGGACTCATTGCATTCTTCTCTATCCCCTTGCTAAAAACGGGGATGCATGCACCATCTATCCTTTTCTACAGATGCCTGATTTCGGTGTTGCTAATAGGAGTAGTATGCCTTATCAGGAAAAGGAATCTCCGGATATCACCTAAAGCTGCCGCACAACTTCTCTGTCTGGGCTTGTTATATACGCTGACAGCTATGGGGCTGCTGTACTCATATAATTATATTTCGAGCGGGGTTGCCACTACCATACACTTCCTCTACCCTGTGGCGGTTTCTTGTATGATGATCATATTCTACAGGGAGAAATTGTCACGGAATCTCTTATTTGCAGCTATCTTATCTCTGGCTGGCGTGGCTATGTTATCCTGGAGTGATTCCGGGTTTATCAATACTACAGGGCTACTGGCTGTATTGATGACAGTTTTCACCTATTCCATATATATCGTATGGCTCAACAGCCCTGAAATAAAGAGGCTGGAACCCGAAACCATTACTTTCTATGTAATGTTATTCGGTGGATTTATCTTTGCTGTTTTTTCCTATTCTACTACAGGCATCGAACTTCTGCCGGATATACCATCCGTTTTCAATCTTATCGGCCTGGCATTATTTGCAACGGTCATATCCAATCTCGCACTTGTTGCCGCTGTAAAGCACGCCGGGTCTACCATCACTTCCATACTGGGATCGTTAGAACCCGTAGTCGCCACAGCTGTAGGGATACTCCATTTTGGCGAACCATTCGGATGGAACGGCCTGCTTGGATTATTGATTATCATAGGCGCGGTATTATTGGTAATTCTTACAGGGAAGAAGAAGTCCGAAGTTCCGGTAAGTTGA
- the ftsH gene encoding ATP-dependent zinc metalloprotease FtsH has product MDNYNKGENNKPKTPGMKGPKMPFNLYWVYLIVFAAIIGMYFFSENTGGIQKEIAWSEFQGYVKDNSISKIVVDNKSNTLKATVRKDSVNHVFKADADKAGDKPSILVKIPSADKFSDFYDKVRAEHNYNIDVSYEPNTTSAWDILLSFLPIVLIFGLFIYMMRRMSGGGGGGGGGVFSVGKSKAQLYDKGSDLRVTFKDVAGLSEAKEEIEEIVEFLKNPSRYTEIGGKIPKGALLVGPPGTGKTLLAKAVAGEANVPFFSLSGSDFVEMFVGVGASRVRDLFKQAKEKSPCIIFIDEIDAIGRARGRNLNMGSNDERENTLNQLLTEMDGFGTNSGIIILAATNRADILDKALLRAGRFDRQITVDLPDVNDRKEIFKVHLRPVKIDDTVDVEFLARQTPGFSGADIANVCNEAALIAARKGKKVVQKDDFTNAVDRIVGGLEKKNKVTTLDERKTIAIHEAGHATLSWFLQYANPLVKVTIVPRGKALGAAWYLPEERQITTKEQMLDEMCALLGGRAAEEVFVGHISSGAANDLERVTKQAYAMISYLGMSDKLPNISYYDSSGEAYGFTKPYSEETALLIDKEVQAMINEQYERAKDLLRKHSDGHEKLANLLVTEEVIFAEDLKKIFGERQWVSRSEEILKETEEPPKNVEIEIKKDADNPDMITPEGQP; this is encoded by the coding sequence ATGGATAATTATAATAAAGGAGAAAATAACAAACCGAAAACGCCGGGAATGAAAGGCCCAAAGATGCCGTTTAATCTCTATTGGGTGTATCTTATTGTATTTGCCGCTATTATCGGAATGTACTTTTTCTCCGAGAATACAGGCGGAATTCAGAAAGAGATAGCATGGTCCGAGTTTCAGGGCTATGTGAAAGATAACAGTATAAGCAAGATTGTAGTCGACAACAAAAGCAATACATTAAAGGCCACTGTCCGCAAAGACTCGGTCAATCATGTATTTAAGGCTGATGCCGATAAGGCCGGAGACAAACCTTCCATTCTGGTAAAAATACCTTCTGCCGACAAATTCTCTGACTTTTATGACAAAGTAAGGGCAGAGCATAATTACAACATCGACGTCAGTTACGAACCAAATACTACCAGCGCGTGGGATATACTCTTGAGCTTCCTGCCTATCGTATTGATATTCGGGCTATTCATTTATATGATGCGCCGTATGTCAGGCGGTGGCGGCGGCGGTGGCGGCGGAGTATTCAGCGTGGGCAAATCAAAAGCCCAGCTATATGACAAAGGTTCCGATCTGCGTGTTACATTCAAAGACGTAGCCGGGCTATCGGAAGCCAAAGAAGAAATAGAAGAAATCGTGGAATTCCTTAAGAATCCTTCACGATATACAGAAATAGGTGGTAAAATACCAAAAGGCGCATTACTCGTAGGCCCTCCGGGAACAGGTAAGACATTGTTGGCAAAAGCCGTTGCAGGAGAGGCGAATGTTCCGTTCTTCTCTCTGTCGGGTTCCGACTTTGTGGAAATGTTCGTCGGAGTAGGAGCATCCCGTGTAAGGGACTTGTTCAAGCAGGCTAAAGAAAAATCGCCGTGTATCATCTTTATCGACGAAATAGATGCTATCGGGCGCGCCCGTGGACGCAACCTTAATATGGGTTCGAACGATGAACGTGAAAATACATTGAATCAGTTGTTAACGGAAATGGATGGTTTCGGTACAAACAGTGGTATCATCATTCTTGCTGCAACCAACCGCGCCGATATTCTGGATAAAGCGCTACTTCGCGCAGGACGTTTCGACCGCCAGATAACTGTTGACTTGCCGGATGTAAATGACCGTAAGGAAATATTCAAAGTACATCTTCGTCCCGTAAAAATCGACGATACGGTAGATGTGGAATTCCTTGCCCGCCAGACACCGGGATTTTCAGGAGCGGACATTGCCAACGTATGTAATGAAGCTGCACTGATTGCCGCCCGTAAAGGGAAGAAAGTTGTTCAGAAAGATGACTTCACCAATGCAGTAGACCGTATTGTGGGAGGTTTGGAAAAGAAAAATAAAGTGACAACTCTCGATGAGAGAAAGACCATTGCCATACACGAAGCCGGACATGCTACACTAAGCTGGTTTCTGCAATATGCCAATCCATTGGTGAAAGTTACCATTGTTCCGCGAGGCAAGGCCCTCGGTGCTGCATGGTACCTGCCCGAAGAAAGGCAGATTACAACCAAAGAGCAGATGCTAGATGAAATGTGTGCATTGCTTGGAGGCCGTGCTGCCGAGGAAGTGTTTGTCGGTCATATATCGTCCGGTGCAGCCAATGACCTGGAACGGGTGACCAAGCAGGCATATGCTATGATTTCATATCTGGGAATGAGCGACAAATTGCCGAATATAAGTTATTATGATTCATCAGGCGAGGCCTATGGTTTCACCAAGCCTTATAGCGAAGAAACCGCCCTGCTGATAGATAAGGAAGTGCAGGCAATGATAAACGAACAATATGAACGAGCTAAAGACCTGCTTCGTAAACATTCCGACGGTCATGAAAAACTGGCAAATCTGCTAGTAACGGAAGAGGTTATATTTGCCGAGGACCTGAAGAAGATATTTGGTGAGCGTCAGTGGGTTTCCCGTTCCGAAGAGATACTAAAGGAAACCGAAGAGCCGCCTAAAAATGTAGAAATAGAGATTAAGAAAGATGCAGATAACCCGGATATGATTACCCCGGAAGGACAACCTTAA
- the rsfS gene encoding ribosome silencing factor — protein sequence MKEGKSLANSIVAACQDKKARNIVIVDMTELPGTICQYFVICEGNTPTQVGAISDEIVDSLKKKKKERPISIDGLREGRWVGIDYGTVIVHVFLPELREFYNIEHLWADAKLESIPDID from the coding sequence ATGAAAGAAGGTAAAAGTTTAGCAAACAGCATCGTAGCTGCATGTCAGGATAAAAAAGCAAGGAATATTGTCATAGTAGATATGACAGAACTACCAGGAACTATCTGCCAATACTTTGTTATATGCGAAGGTAATACGCCTACCCAAGTAGGTGCTATCTCTGATGAAATCGTGGATTCACTGAAAAAAAAGAAGAAAGAACGCCCTATTTCCATCGACGGATTGCGTGAAGGCCGTTGGGTAGGAATAGATTATGGTACGGTTATTGTACACGTGTTCTTACCGGAATTGCGTGAATTCTATAACATCGAGCATTTATGGGCCGATGCCAAGTTGGAAAGTATCCCTGATATCGACTGA
- the miaA gene encoding tRNA (adenosine(37)-N6)-dimethylallyltransferase MiaA — protein sequence MKIYDLITIVGPTASGKTNFACHLAHSLDTEIISGDSRQVYKSMDIGTGKDLADYIVDGENISYHLIDIREAGDKYNIFEYQSDFHQAYTDIKSRGKLPILCGGSGLYIESVLKGYSLVNVPENKELRKKYEKYSLPELTDILATFKNLHNTTDIDTAQRAIRAIEIEEYKQEHPLEQNEFPPLNSLVVGVDIDRELRREKISKRLKARLEEGMIEEVQNILNKGVGPDDLIYYGLEYKYVTLYLLKQLSYQEMFSQLEIAIHQFAKRQMTWFRGMEKRGTHIHWINASLPMNEKVEKVLGLLQK from the coding sequence ATGAAAATATATGACCTGATAACAATAGTAGGCCCAACCGCATCCGGCAAAACTAACTTTGCCTGTCATCTGGCTCATTCTCTCGATACTGAAATCATCAGCGGAGATTCACGGCAAGTATATAAGTCTATGGATATAGGCACAGGGAAGGATTTAGCGGATTACATAGTGGATGGAGAAAATATATCTTATCACCTCATTGATATCCGTGAGGCAGGCGATAAGTATAATATTTTCGAATATCAGTCAGATTTTCATCAGGCTTATACCGATATTAAAAGCAGAGGTAAACTTCCCATTTTGTGTGGAGGTTCGGGACTTTATATTGAGTCTGTACTGAAAGGATATTCTCTTGTGAATGTTCCTGAAAATAAGGAATTGAGGAAGAAATACGAAAAATACAGTTTGCCGGAACTTACTGATATATTGGCAACATTCAAAAATCTACATAACACTACTGATATAGATACGGCCCAACGTGCTATCCGGGCCATAGAGATAGAAGAGTATAAACAAGAACACCCTTTGGAGCAAAATGAATTTCCTCCGTTAAACAGCCTTGTTGTCGGAGTAGATATTGACCGGGAACTTCGTCGCGAAAAAATATCGAAGCGTCTTAAAGCCCGTCTCGAGGAAGGGATGATAGAAGAGGTACAAAATATATTGAATAAGGGGGTCGGGCCTGATGACCTCATTTATTACGGACTGGAATACAAATATGTCACACTCTATCTGTTAAAGCAACTATCTTATCAGGAAATGTTCTCTCAACTCGAAATCGCCATCCATCAGTTCGCCAAACGACAGATGACCTGGTTTAGGGGGATGGAAAAAAGAGGAACTCATATCCACTGGATAAATGCGTCACTACCCATGAACGAAAAGGTAGAGAAAGTGCTGGGGCTTCTTCAAAAATAA
- a CDS encoding DUF4965 domain-containing protein, which yields MKKLLFFCLGISVLLSCKTEKVHDYEIVKSDLRAPAYPLITIDPYTSGWSFTDNLYDGNVKHWTGSDFPLIGVVKVDNKVYRFMGIEETPMQTVVPNSEQGGWTGKYITTKPAGNWFNKDFNDAGWKEAPAAFGSIPQEITAKTEWNTEYIWVRRIINLDEDLSGKKVYLEYSHDDDAIIYINGIEVVNTGNAAKKNILAPLSEEVVATLKKGENIIAGYCHDRGGLALLDFGLVMEKDHKRLFETTAVQKSVDVQATQTHYTFACGEVDLKLTFTAPLFMEDLSLLSRPVNYISYNISSNDGKAHDVSLYFEASPVWALDKPLQQSMSEGFEDGDLMFLKTGSLDQKILGKSGDNVRIDWGHFYLVAEKKNTISGIGDAEELRANFIEGVKKESTDKRENTGDKLALTRSLGSVNNAVAGKIMIGYDDIYSIQYFGENLRPYWNKGGDQTITGVFHKANQEYDKLIEKAYLFDKELITKTAQAGGKEYAELCALAYRQAITAHKLVEAPNGDLLFLSKENFSNGSIGTVDVTYPSAPLFLYYNPELAKGLLNHIFYYSESNKWVKPFPAHDIGTYPLANGQTYGGDMPVEEAGNMLVLTAAVAHIEGNAQYAEKHWGVLTTWTDYLAENGLDPDNQLCTDDFAGHFAHNVNLSIKAIMGVASYGYLADKLGKKDVAEKYTSKAKEMAKEWVKMADDGDHYRLTFDKPGTWSQKYNLVWDKILGMGIFPAEVAQKEIAYYLRKQNKYGLPLDNRETYTKTDWIIWTATLTQDQETFQKFISPLYLFMNETPDRVPMSDWVFTDRPNQRGFQARSVVGGYYIKMLDR from the coding sequence ATGAAGAAATTACTATTTTTTTGTCTCGGCATAAGTGTTTTGCTGAGTTGTAAGACTGAGAAAGTGCACGATTATGAAATCGTCAAAAGTGATCTGCGAGCCCCGGCCTATCCTCTGATAACAATAGACCCTTATACTTCGGGCTGGTCGTTTACCGACAATCTCTATGATGGAAATGTAAAACACTGGACAGGGAGTGATTTTCCTCTTATCGGTGTAGTGAAAGTGGATAATAAGGTCTATCGCTTTATGGGAATAGAAGAGACTCCGATGCAGACAGTTGTTCCAAATTCGGAACAAGGCGGCTGGACAGGAAAATATATAACCACTAAGCCTGCCGGGAACTGGTTCAATAAAGACTTCAATGATGCTGGATGGAAAGAAGCTCCTGCTGCTTTTGGCTCTATTCCGCAGGAAATTACAGCTAAGACAGAGTGGAATACCGAGTATATATGGGTAAGACGTATTATCAATCTGGATGAAGACTTATCTGGAAAGAAAGTATATCTTGAGTATTCACATGACGATGACGCGATTATCTATATCAACGGTATAGAAGTTGTCAATACAGGAAATGCCGCTAAGAAAAATATTCTGGCTCCATTGTCAGAAGAGGTTGTTGCTACACTGAAGAAGGGAGAGAATATTATTGCCGGTTACTGCCACGATCGCGGAGGATTGGCTTTGCTTGATTTTGGATTGGTAATGGAAAAAGATCATAAGAGATTATTCGAGACCACAGCTGTTCAGAAATCTGTAGATGTACAAGCAACACAGACTCACTATACATTCGCATGTGGTGAAGTAGATCTTAAACTGACTTTCACCGCACCTTTATTTATGGAAGACCTGTCTCTTCTTTCGCGTCCTGTAAATTATATTTCATACAATATTTCATCCAATGACGGTAAGGCGCATGATGTAAGCCTATACTTCGAAGCTTCACCTGTTTGGGCGCTAGACAAACCCTTGCAGCAATCGATGAGTGAAGGATTCGAAGATGGAGATCTGATGTTCCTTAAGACCGGTAGTCTGGACCAGAAAATATTAGGAAAATCGGGCGATAACGTACGCATAGACTGGGGGCATTTTTATCTGGTAGCCGAGAAGAAGAATACGATATCAGGTATAGGAGACGCTGAAGAACTGAGAGCAAACTTTATAGAAGGCGTCAAAAAAGAATCTACCGATAAAAGGGAGAATACCGGTGATAAGCTGGCTCTGACCCGTTCACTGGGCTCTGTAAATAATGCTGTTGCCGGAAAAATAATGATCGGTTATGATGACATATACTCTATCCAGTACTTCGGAGAGAATCTGAGGCCGTATTGGAACAAGGGAGGAGACCAGACTATTACAGGTGTTTTCCATAAAGCAAATCAGGAATATGATAAGTTGATCGAAAAAGCATACCTTTTTGATAAAGAGTTAATAACAAAAACGGCACAGGCCGGAGGTAAAGAATATGCCGAACTCTGCGCCCTTGCCTATCGTCAGGCTATTACGGCTCATAAACTGGTAGAAGCACCGAACGGGGATTTACTCTTTTTGTCGAAAGAAAATTTCAGTAACGGCTCCATTGGTACGGTAGACGTAACATATCCGTCAGCGCCTCTTTTCCTTTACTACAATCCTGAACTGGCGAAAGGTTTGCTAAACCATATCTTCTATTACAGCGAAAGCAACAAGTGGGTGAAACCTTTTCCTGCTCACGATATAGGTACTTATCCTCTTGCCAACGGGCAGACATATGGTGGAGATATGCCGGTAGAGGAAGCAGGGAATATGCTGGTTCTTACCGCTGCGGTTGCTCACATAGAGGGAAATGCCCAATATGCTGAAAAACATTGGGGTGTATTGACTACGTGGACTGATTATCTCGCTGAAAACGGACTCGATCCCGATAACCAATTGTGTACAGATGACTTTGCCGGACATTTTGCACATAATGTTAATCTTTCTATAAAAGCTATAATGGGTGTTGCATCGTATGGCTACCTGGCCGATAAATTAGGGAAAAAAGATGTGGCAGAGAAATATACCTCCAAAGCAAAAGAAATGGCGAAGGAATGGGTGAAAATGGCAGATGACGGAGATCATTATCGTTTAACATTTGACAAGCCTGGAACATGGAGTCAGAAGTATAATCTGGTTTGGGATAAAATATTGGGTATGGGTATCTTCCCTGCGGAGGTTGCACAAAAAGAAATTGCTTATTATCTTCGCAAACAGAATAAATACGGGTTGCCTTTAGATAATCGTGAAACCTATACCAAAACAGATTGGATCATATGGACAGCTACTCTTACTCAAGATCAGGAAACGTTCCAGAAGTTTATCAGTCCGCTATACTTATTTATGAATGAAACTCCCGACAGGGTACCCATGTCAGACTGGGTATTTACTGATCGGCCGAATCAGCGCGGGTTTCAGG